A genomic stretch from Acidobacteriota bacterium includes:
- a CDS encoding PQQ-binding-like beta-propeller repeat protein, producing the protein MRDFSRLLFAALMTAAVVPAGAQTPEREWSYFGADAAFTRYSPLDRIDHENVGDLEIVWRRPAADLELQTAFPDLGVNAYLRSTPILLDGVLYAPNAHGLLEAFDPATGETIWRQPPFAATEEEVAGGSTRGAAYWTDGDARRLLLVRGGYLYALDAETGRRVASFGLADQGRVDLDWEHPLAGEFDWTAGPLVVGDVVVVAGTTGGSGDGGIVREAAPEDVRGFDARTGELLWTFHVVPRDGEFGADTWGDGSGAYSGDLGSWCCLTADEELGYVYVPLSAPTGMVYGGHRPGDNLFSDSLVALDAATGERVWHFQMVHHDVWEYDTVGPPILGDITVDGRRIQAVMQPSKTAFLYVFDRRTGEPVWPIEERAVPQSTVPGERTSATQPFPTKPPPFDRQGVTVDDLIDFTPELRAAALEAVESLVLGPLFTPPWPRSGEPGGKLGTLTVPGGWGAGNWHTGAFDPETGIYYAVSHTQPTVWSVSPTTAEDATLAWATSRGEELRVPTPRPRGLPITKPPYGRITALDLNRGDLAWMVPNGDGPRNHPLLKDLDLPPLGIPNRPAPLVTGSLLFLGEGSDAIMGTIRGEGDPSDPEQDQSWRWGRKFRAYDKATGEAVWETELPAGTTGGPMTYLHDGRQYIVVAVGARDEVPEWVALSLP; encoded by the coding sequence ATGCGTGATTTCTCCAGGCTGTTGTTCGCGGCGCTGATGACGGCGGCGGTCGTTCCCGCCGGAGCGCAGACGCCTGAACGGGAATGGTCCTACTTCGGCGCCGACGCGGCGTTCACGCGTTATTCGCCCCTCGACCGAATCGACCACGAGAACGTCGGCGATCTGGAGATAGTCTGGCGCCGGCCGGCGGCCGACCTGGAACTGCAGACGGCGTTTCCCGATCTGGGAGTGAACGCGTACCTGCGCTCGACGCCGATCCTGCTCGACGGCGTGCTCTACGCCCCGAACGCGCACGGGTTGCTGGAGGCGTTCGACCCGGCGACCGGAGAGACCATCTGGCGTCAGCCGCCATTCGCCGCCACCGAAGAGGAGGTCGCCGGCGGCAGCACGCGGGGAGCTGCGTACTGGACGGACGGCGACGCCCGGCGGTTGCTGTTGGTCCGCGGGGGGTACCTCTACGCGCTGGATGCGGAAACCGGCCGGCGGGTGGCGTCGTTCGGACTTGCCGACCAGGGCCGGGTCGACCTGGACTGGGAGCATCCGCTCGCCGGCGAGTTCGACTGGACGGCCGGGCCCCTCGTGGTCGGCGATGTCGTGGTGGTGGCCGGAACAACCGGCGGCTCGGGCGACGGCGGGATCGTGCGGGAGGCGGCCCCGGAGGACGTACGCGGCTTCGACGCGCGGACCGGCGAGCTGCTGTGGACGTTCCACGTGGTGCCCCGGGACGGCGAGTTCGGCGCGGATACCTGGGGCGACGGCTCGGGCGCTTACTCGGGCGACCTGGGTTCCTGGTGCTGCCTGACCGCAGACGAGGAGCTGGGGTACGTCTACGTGCCGCTGTCCGCGCCGACCGGAATGGTCTACGGCGGCCACCGGCCGGGCGACAACCTCTTCTCGGACAGTCTCGTCGCCCTGGACGCCGCGACCGGCGAGCGGGTCTGGCACTTCCAGATGGTGCACCACGACGTCTGGGAGTACGACACCGTTGGGCCGCCTATACTCGGCGACATCACGGTCGACGGCCGTCGCATCCAGGCGGTGATGCAGCCGAGCAAGACCGCGTTCCTGTACGTCTTCGACCGCAGGACCGGCGAGCCGGTGTGGCCGATCGAGGAGCGTGCGGTGCCGCAGTCGACCGTGCCGGGCGAGCGGACCTCGGCGACGCAGCCGTTCCCGACGAAGCCCCCGCCGTTCGACCGCCAGGGTGTCACGGTGGACGACCTCATCGACTTCACGCCGGAACTGCGGGCCGCTGCCCTGGAGGCAGTGGAGTCGCTGGTGCTGGGGCCGCTGTTCACGCCGCCGTGGCCGCGCAGCGGCGAGCCGGGCGGCAAGCTCGGGACGTTGACCGTCCCGGGCGGCTGGGGCGCCGGCAACTGGCACACCGGCGCGTTCGATCCCGAGACCGGCATCTACTACGCGGTGTCCCACACGCAGCCGACGGTCTGGAGCGTTTCCCCGACCACCGCCGAGGACGCCACGCTCGCCTGGGCGACCTCCCGCGGCGAGGAGCTGCGCGTCCCAACTCCCAGGCCGCGCGGGCTGCCGATTACCAAGCCGCCCTACGGCCGCATTACCGCCCTCGATTTGAACCGCGGCGATCTGGCGTGGATGGTCCCCAACGGCGACGGGCCGCGCAACCACCCGCTGCTGAAGGACCTCGATCTGCCGCCGCTCGGCATTCCCAACCGCCCGGCGCCGCTGGTCACCGGCAGCCTGCTGTTCCTCGGCGAGGGCAGCGACGCGATCATGGGCACGATCCGCGGCGAGGGCGACCCGTCCGACCCCGAGCAGGACCAGTCGTGGCGCTGGGGCCGGAAGTTCCGGGCCTACGACAAGGCGACGGGCGAGGCGGTCTGGGAGACCGAGCTGCCGGCCGGTACGACCGGCGGCCCGATGACCTACCTGCACGACGGGCGCCAGTACATCGTGGTCGCCGTCGGCGCCCGCGACGAGGTCCCCGAGTGGGTGGCGCTGTCGCTGCCCTAG
- a CDS encoding helix-turn-helix transcriptional regulator yields the protein MGYTGQVILRNLVRESRRRAGLTQAELGHRAGVPQSTIARIESGARTPSTDMVERLVRATGFEVRARLGEPDPETASLFSRTLRRTPAQRLADATRAARFVLRGQRQLRKRVRG from the coding sequence ATCGGCTATACAGGCCAAGTGATCCTTCGCAATCTCGTTCGTGAGTCACGCAGACGTGCCGGGCTCACGCAGGCGGAGCTGGGGCACAGAGCCGGCGTGCCGCAGTCGACGATTGCCCGCATAGAATCCGGCGCCCGTACTCCCTCCACGGACATGGTGGAGCGCCTCGTCCGGGCAACTGGATTCGAGGTACGTGCCAGGCTCGGCGAACCCGACCCGGAGACCGCCTCGCTGTTCTCGCGCACGCTTCGTCGAACACCCGCCCAGCGTCTGGCCGACGCCACCCGCGCCGCGCGGTTCGTCCTGCGAGGCCAGCGTCAGTTGCGGAAGCGGGTCCGTGGCTGA